The following nucleotide sequence is from Natrinema salifodinae.
TAGACGGCGTCCCGTTTCTGTATCCACTGACGTTTCTCAAAATCCTGGAGAATCCGACTGAGGGTTGCTTGCGAAGCACCAATCTCGTCCTGCAATTCACGGCGCGTAAGCGCGTCTCTTGTGAGTAATTTGAGTACCTGAACCCGATTCTCCGATCGAGACAGATACTCGATCTCATCGAGTGATTGGTCCATATGGAACGAAGACCACGAGTCAGTATAAGCGCCGGTATCTCGGAGTCTTCGTTCGTGACTGAAGCGGGCTAGGTTGATTCAGTATGCACGGCTCCCCGTGAGATTTGAGCTGTAGATGTAGATTCAGCATCTGCTGTGCACGAGAAATCATTTGCCTGACTTCAGGGACTCTCAATATCACATGGGATGGTCTCCGAAGGATACGTTTCTGCTCTGTGATTGTTCCCAGTCGTACTGATTTTCGATGATATCCGCGAGTGTTTTCCTCGGGGTATCGGCTGATTCTACTGCCTTACGTGTCTTTTGTTGGTACTTTTTGACCGTGTTGCGTGCAACTCCCACCTCGTCGCTGATTTCCTGCTGGGAGTATCCGAGTGCCGAGTAATAGATGATCTGGCTCCGTTTCTCATCGTCTATCTCTGCTGGCATGAGTAATGTTCTACACTATGCTCAAATGGAGTGATTTTACATAATATTTTCTCCTACTACAGGCGGTTATTGAACATAGTGTTCAAACAGCCCGCAATATTTTTATCACTCTACTATGAGTCGGTAGTATGAGCGAGCTCAAATCGTTTTCCGAGAAACAATCCACTGTTGAGTCGCTAGATACCATCTGGATGGATGGGGAATTCATTGACTGGGATGAGGCCACAATTCACGTCCTCACCCACGGACTCCATTACGGAACCGGCGTCTTCGAGGGTGTTCGTTGCTATGACACTGAAGATGGTCCTGCTATCTTCCGGTGGGGCGATCATCTCGATCGTCTCTATGGGTCGGCTCAATCCTTTGATATCGAACTCCCATATACACCCGAGGAGTTAACCAAAGCAACTCGGGAACTCATCGACCGCCAACATCTCGACGACTGTTACATCCGTCCTATCGTTTTCTACGGGTATGATCATCTCGGCTTGAACCCAACCGGAAGTCCGATACGGACCGCGATCGCTGCTTGGCCGTTCGGGGCGTATCTTAGAGACGACGGTCTTGAGAATGGGGTCGATGTGACCGTCTCAAATTGGCGGCAGTTCGCCTCCTCCCAGGTTCCGACGAATGCCAAGATGACAGGCGGGTACGTCAACAGCGTGCTTGCAAACCTTGAGGCGCGACAGGGAGGATATGACGAAGCGATTCTCCTCACTCCGGACGGGACCGTGGCCGAAGGACCTGGCGAGTGTCTCTTCCTAGTGAGTGACAACAAACTTCACACCCCTGCCCTCTCAGAAGGTGTCCTCCCGAGCATTACACGTGAAAGTGTTATTCGGATCGCGCGAGACCTCGGCTACACTGTTCACCACGAGTCGACTATCTCACTCGACAAACTGGAGACTGCCGATGAATTGTTCTTCGCGGGGACGGCCGCGGAAATCACACCAATCCGCTCGGTTAATGACATCGCCGTCGGCAACGGTACCAAAGGCCCTGTCACGGACGAAATCCAGTCCCGATTCTTCGACATCGTTGCACGTCGGACTGATGACTACGGGGAATGGTTCACTCTAGTGTAAACTAGAGTACGCGCTAGTCAACGACCACGGGTTAGGTGACCCGTGGAATCTTGCCTCGACTATTTGAACACAGCGTCGGCACTTGGTGTGAACACAGATCACAATATGCTGAGTCGACACTCAGGGTCATCTAATTATCACACTCTGGTAATTTCTGATATGAACATACAATCAATGCAATAATCGGCTACCTAGCCGACATCAGTTCGTGAAAGGTTTTCACCATCGTGAATATCTTGCAGGAATGGTATAACTTCGAGTGGGTCGAAAGCTATTCCATGCAACAAACTGGATGGAAGCAGGTGTCTAACTATTGATGGGAGCGCTTCCTCGCGGATTTAACAGGGTATTTCTTCCCGAGAAAGAATTCGATATGAGACAACTGTCTCGATTTGTCAAACTTCCGGTATGAATCAGTGGACGGCATCTTTGGAAGAGCGGGTTGACCCGATGGTGGGCGTTGCGGTCGCAGTCATCGCCATCAGCACAAGTGCGATCCTCGTCCGGTGGAGCGAAGCGCCGAGCGTCGTGAAGGCGTTCTACCGTGTGTTGTTTGCGACGAGCATGGTCGCACCGTTCGCGCTCCGCGACATTGATGGTATCAAGACTATCTCGGTCCGTGACCTCGGCTTCGCTGTGGTTTCAGGTTTGGCGCTTGCAGCCTACTTCGGGAGTTTTTTCGAGAGCCTTGAGTGGACATCGGTGGCAGCGTCAGTGACGCTCATCAGTACTCAGCCGATATTTGTTGGTATTGGCGCGGCATTCCTGCTCAACGAACGACTTACTTCGAGAATGTTTGTCGGGATGATTGTCGCGCTTGTAGGGGCGTTCACGATGTCAGTCGGACCACTCATGGTCGATCCCCTCCTCGGTGGGGGGAACATCGTCGAAGTGCTTGCCGCCGCATTTGCAGGCAGCTCCGCCCAGCTCTACGGCAATGCCATCGCGTTCGGTGGGGCACTCGCAGGTGCCATTTATACCCTCACAGGGCGCTCACTCCGCCAGCGGCTTTCGCTGTTCGTCTACACGTTCATCATCTACACCGTGAGTACGGTCGCCCTCGGCGGCCTTGCCATCGGAACCGGCGCACAATTGCTCGGCTATGCGCCGACGGAGTGGGTACTTTTCTTCGCAATGGCGCTCATTCTAGACCTGTTCGGGCAAACCGTATATAATTGGGCGCTGAAGTACGTCAAGGCGAGTGTTATGAGCGTCTCGCTATTGGCCGACCCAGTTGCAGCCACAATTCTCGCGCTCGTGCTACTCGGTGAAGTCCCGGAAGTCGTGATGATTCTCGGTGGTGTCGTCGTGCTGGTGGGAATCTACCTCACGAATCGTGCACGGGTGACGTAAATGGCCAATACATCTGAAATACGTAATAGTTTAGGATGGTACAACTGGCCCAGTTGAAGCGCTTATTATGTAATCTCTATCACCAATCTTGTATGAATAGTTTCAACGAATCCCGCCCCAAAGAGAGTCCTCGTAGGTGCTATCTGTGCGAGGCGTACCAACTCGGAATTACCATTCGAAACGAACTCCAGCATACTGATCTCGTCACCGCATTTGAGAACCTCGACCAGTCGATTGATGCCATCGAAGACGGCTATCCAGCATGGCATCCTGCCCCGCTCTCCTTTCGCGCGATGGTTCTTGCGTCCATCTTCATGGAAATTACGGGTGATTCGTACGCCGCATTCACGCGACAGCTTACCCGGCAGCCGGAAATTTCCAGTCTCCTTGGGTTCAGCCGTATCCCTGACGAATCGGCGTTTTCTCGAGCGTGGCGGAATCGGTTTGACGACGCTGTCCAAGAATACGTCCAGACTGCGGCTTACTTCGTCGTCAAAGAAGTCCACTTTGAATCTGGGCGGGCGTCGAACGCCTCCTACGAGGACACACAATTTTTCGAGTTACAGACGTTCATGGGGATGGTTCGGTGCGGGACCGCACAGGGAGCTACTCGCTTCCAGTACCGGCGTGGTGAAGAGTATGGACCCCATGGCGACACCCATCTCCGCGCAGTCAAGCAGTTCGATCCTAAAGAACTCGTAAACGGATTCAATGAGACGACGGATCGCTTGCTCTCTGTCATCGCCTCTGAAGCATCATTCCCCCGGCCAGTCACTGCCGCGATCGACATCACCACCATTCCCTATTACGGAGACGTCGAAGAGATGCCGATGGTCAGCGGGACGAAAGACAGAGACGGTCGAGCGTTCAAATTTGCGACGCTCTCGATCATCGGGCAGAATGTCCCGCTCGTTCTCGCCGTTGAGCCGGTCCGAGAGAGTTCTGCGTGGGACGAAAACTCGCCGAATCAGATTCATCGTACTGTGCGGCGACTCGTTCAACGAGCGAAAGAACACGTCCCCATCGAGACGGTGCTCTGTGATCGGGAGTTCGACTCAATAAGAGTGTTTCAGACGCTCTCGAACCTCGATATGAATTACCTCATCCCAAAACGAGTCTCCAGCCCCGAGCAGGACGTATTTGACCAGATGGACGAAGACGATCAGGACGTGGCTGTTGAATCGGCCTCCATCCACGTCGAGGCGGGCTCGCACCCAATGCGGTTCTTGTACGTTCCGTCGACGAGCGGCGAGGGGACAACCGTCTTCGCAACTAATCTCCGAGTTGGACCCGACGAGGCTGAGACATTCTGTCGGCGTTACAGCCGGCGCTGGCAAATCGAGAGCGAGTACAAATCGATCAAAGGTGATTTCCTCGCCAAGACCTCCTCAAAAGACTACCGTGTACGCTTGTTCTACTTCGTGTTTGCCGTGCTCTTGTACAATATCTGGCGGCTCACCGATTTCCTACTGAAAGCGGGCGTCGAGGGCGAGATGGACTACGCGCCCGTCTTGACTGCAGGCGAATGTGTGGAACTGATCGCCTCCGCGCTGATTCCGCCTGACTAACCGCTTTACTCTCGCCGAGTTAGCTGTTCGAGAGTGGCAACCCTATTCAGCAGCGTCAAAATCCACACAATTTCTGACGCTCGCCCGGTAGTTCGACCCCGAGGATTCAAAATTAATGCTTGATCGGTGTGAATCACCACGAATAGATGTCGATTCAACCCAAAACTGGCCTATCCTCCGAAACTGTGGTGTCCAGTGATGCGGTTACTTTGTATAGCGATATGGGATATATACGTCCAGTGCCCGACGGCACTTCACTCAAAACATGGTATGTGCTAACGTGAATGTGAGCGGAACCACCGCGATTTCGCGGTCGCAGAACGCGATTCGGTCCGGCAGACGTGACTCGGTACAGCGGTCTCCGCCCGTTCCCAAGCGGTTCCGGTGGCCCAGACGCTGATCTCCCCTTCGATCGGGAACAGACGCGCTCAGTGGGCGTCTGCGCGCGTTTACGATAACCGCTGTCCCGTTCGCTCGGCGTCCGTCTTCACCGTCTGTATGCCTGCGTGCTGGTGTGCTGATCTCCCGGCGCCGGACCGGGCGCCTAGTCGCCACTTCTCCTTCCTCACGTCTCGAGTCCCCGGTTTTCGTCGCCGCTATCGCAGCCGCGACGGTCTCCACCTTCGGATCCGTCGAGACCGGGACGGGGTGTTCCGAACGAACCGGATCGTCGAATCGGCGTCCGTGCTCCGACGCCGAGACCGCCACAATCGACTGCGTATCGCGAGGACGTCGTTCGCCACTGGCACCCGATCGTCACGGCGATTACGACCGGGATACTCGGACGGCGATCTACGAACGGAACGCGAGAATCCAACTACCGAAACCAGGCGTCGAGCAGCGACCGTTCCAGACGCTCGCTCCAGTCAGCACTACCGATTCCAGCCATGGACCCGGGCGGGGCCGCGTTGCGTTCCCTGAGTCTGCTTCCTCGTCAGTAGGTCTCAGTGCTTGGTGTCCGATGCTCGGTGGTAGGGAGGCCAATCCGAACGCGTCGCCGGCCCGATTGCGAGGCCGGCACCGGACGGTCGTCTCCGATGGCGCGGTTGGCCGTCCAGTTCTCGCAGAGAGTCAAGGAGCGCAACTGATTTTCCTGGCGTTTGATCGGTCTCTCGCCTTCCTCCACAGCCAAGCCTCCTTCCGCGTTCCGACGCCTTCGAAGAGAGCCGGTCCGGGGCCGGTTCGCCAGGCCGGGAAAGTCGCCACATCGACGGTCCCGCCGATTCCGCTCGTCCCGACCGGTGCCGGCGAACGGCGTCCGTCGACTCGTTTCGGACTGCCGTGCGTTCGATCGTGATCCGATCGGGGGTGTGGTACCGAGACCGTACATGACTGACTCGGCGAACCGCGCCGCGCTCGATCGACGGGCAAATCAAGTCGACCTCGCGACTCGGTCGACGGCCAGGCGGTCGTCTCGAGTGGCAGTCGCCTACTCGATGAGGCGAACAGATGCCCGGCATCGCGACACCGATGGGCCCAGTACGAACTCACCCGCTGTATCTGTATCTCGAATTCTGGTACTAGACTTACAACATCTTTATCTCAAACGGTAGGACTTAGAGTAAGCTAATCTTATATTCTGGCACCCATTTTGGCGCAAATGATATCCCACAATCTGAGATAAACATACTTAGCTCGAATAATGGGTAGATTGAATATCGTCGCTGCTAACGGGTTGGGTATGAGCGATTCGGCGGATACATCTCGAACCGCTGTCAAGACCTACGTGCCGGCCTACCAGAAAACGGAGTGGCAGTCCCACGCCGACGAGTTCGGGATGAGCCAGAGCGAGTTCGTTCGGACGATGGTCCAGGCCGGTCGAAAGGGGTTCGAACCCGATTCAGAGGAACCCGATTCTCCGGACGCAGACCCTGGGGGTAACGGCCTCGAAAGACAGGTCCTCGAATTACTCTCCGCTGACACGTACTCGTGGGAGGAACTCCTCGATGCGGTCTCCGACGACATCGAGTCGCGACTGGACGAGGCCCTCGAGGAACTGCAAGCGAACAACCGGATTCGATACAGCGGTCGCCACGGCGGGTACACCACGGTCGACGGCGGAGGGGCCGATGGCGACTGACCCCGAATCCGCCGCCGGCGCGTCCGACGGCGTCGACGATCCGATCGCGTACTTCCTCGACGACCAGCGCTATCACGGCAAGAGCGAGCAGACGCTCGAGGCCTACGAGCGCATCCTCCGCCGGTTCGAGGCGTTCATCGACGAGCGCTTCGGCGTCGACGCAGTCGCGGGGGCCCAACGCCGGGAGTGCATGGCATGGATCCACTCCCTTCGCGGCGAGTTCGAACCCAGTACGATCGCCACGTACGCGTCCTACCTCAACCGGTTCTACGACTACATGACCCGCGTCGGGGCCTTCGACGACAATCCCATGGGCCTGGTCATGGAGGAACTCCCCGAGTCGATCGATACGAACCCGACCAGGCGGGACATCTCGGTGCCGGAGATGCGCTCGTTTGTCGGCGGGATCGCCCATCCGCTCGAGCGGGCCGTCGTCGTCACGCTCCTGAAGACGGGGATGCGCGTCGGAGAACTCTGTAACCTCGACCTGCGGGATCTGCACCTCGAAACGCCGGAACTCGACCTCGAGTGGACGACGCGGGTCGGTCTCGAGCGGCGGCCGTCATCGCTGTTCGTCGCGGCCGAGCCGGCCCGCGGGACGACCGTCAACGGCGAGGAGCGGACGGCCTCAAACAAGCGCAAGCGTGAGACGGTCGTCCCCGTCGACGGCGAACTCCGGCGGGTGCTACTCGAGTGGCTGGCAATTCGGCCGGACGCTGTCTCGTCGGCCAGGCCGCTCTTTCTCGACACTGGCGAGTCGTGGGGACGACGGCTCGAACCGTCCGACGTCCGCTATATCGTCGAGAAACATGCCCGCGATCACGGCTGGTACCGAACCGGCGGCGGGACCCAGGAGAACGTCACACCCCACTACTTTCGGCACTTCTTCACCACGCATCTGCGGGACCGAACCGGGGACCGAGGGATCGTCCAGTACCTCCGTGGCGACGTCGCCGGCGACGTGATCGATACCTACACGCACAACTGGGGCGACCGCGTCCGCGAAACCTACCTCGAGCACATCTACACCGTGGCTCGGCGACCGGTGCAGTGATCGGCTGGAGTCGGATTCGTTCACCGACTCCCCAAAGGAGTACTACTACCGTAGTAAACTCCATTGGCTGAGAACCGACGAATAAATCCTATACTGCTATAGGAATATTGGGGGTGACGGCGCTGGAATTCTTCGACGCGAACTCCGCGTTTCACCCCCTGCTCCGTCGTTGCCGCGGTACTTGGCCCGTTGAGCGGTTTTTGTCGTCCCACTAGCGGCGACCCCCTTCTCCCCGTACTATTATGATATTTCTCGTGGTCGAACAACCGTGACGATTGCTAATGGTCGATGCTAGCATTCACGTTCTCGATCGCGGCGGCCTCGAGTGCGACATGAACTACATGATGGAAGGGCACGTGCTCGGCACGCACGACGAGCCGAACCCGGATATCGACTACGGCGAGATCCCGGTCTGGAACCTCGTGATCGAGCACCCCGAGGGGACGATCCTCTGGGACACCGGTTCCCACCACGACGCCGCTGACGGCCACTGGCCCGAGGGCCTCGTTCAGGCGTTTTACCCGCACGACGCCCACGAGCATCGGCTCGACGACGATCTGAACGAGGCCGGCTTCGGCGTCGACGACATCGATTACGTCTTTCAGACCCACCTACACTTGGACCACGCCGGCGGCCTGGAATTCTTCGCCGGGACGGACGTGCCAGTGTTCGTCCACGAGCGCGAACTCGAGTTCGCCTACTACAGCGCGAAGACCGACAAGGGAAGCGACGCGTACGTGCTCGAGGACTTCGATCACGACCTGAACTGGCACGTCTTACACCAGGACCGCGA
It contains:
- a CDS encoding DUF5805 domain-containing protein; translated protein: MSDSADTSRTAVKTYVPAYQKTEWQSHADEFGMSQSEFVRTMVQAGRKGFEPDSEEPDSPDADPGGNGLERQVLELLSADTYSWEELLDAVSDDIESRLDEALEELQANNRIRYSGRHGGYTTVDGGGADGD
- a CDS encoding helix-turn-helix domain-containing protein, whose translation is MPAEIDDEKRSQIIYYSALGYSQQEISDEVGVARNTVKKYQQKTRKAVESADTPRKTLADIIENQYDWEQSQSRNVSFGDHPM
- a CDS encoding transposase, which codes for MNSFNESRPKESPRRCYLCEAYQLGITIRNELQHTDLVTAFENLDQSIDAIEDGYPAWHPAPLSFRAMVLASIFMEITGDSYAAFTRQLTRQPEISSLLGFSRIPDESAFSRAWRNRFDDAVQEYVQTAAYFVVKEVHFESGRASNASYEDTQFFELQTFMGMVRCGTAQGATRFQYRRGEEYGPHGDTHLRAVKQFDPKELVNGFNETTDRLLSVIASEASFPRPVTAAIDITTIPYYGDVEEMPMVSGTKDRDGRAFKFATLSIIGQNVPLVLAVEPVRESSAWDENSPNQIHRTVRRLVQRAKEHVPIETVLCDREFDSIRVFQTLSNLDMNYLIPKRVSSPEQDVFDQMDEDDQDVAVESASIHVEAGSHPMRFLYVPSTSGEGTTVFATNLRVGPDEAETFCRRYSRRWQIESEYKSIKGDFLAKTSSKDYRVRLFYFVFAVLLYNIWRLTDFLLKAGVEGEMDYAPVLTAGECVELIASALIPPD
- a CDS encoding tyrosine-type recombinase/integrase → MATDPESAAGASDGVDDPIAYFLDDQRYHGKSEQTLEAYERILRRFEAFIDERFGVDAVAGAQRRECMAWIHSLRGEFEPSTIATYASYLNRFYDYMTRVGAFDDNPMGLVMEELPESIDTNPTRRDISVPEMRSFVGGIAHPLERAVVVTLLKTGMRVGELCNLDLRDLHLETPELDLEWTTRVGLERRPSSLFVAAEPARGTTVNGEERTASNKRKRETVVPVDGELRRVLLEWLAIRPDAVSSARPLFLDTGESWGRRLEPSDVRYIVEKHARDHGWYRTGGGTQENVTPHYFRHFFTTHLRDRTGDRGIVQYLRGDVAGDVIDTYTHNWGDRVRETYLEHIYTVARRPVQ
- a CDS encoding DMT family transporter, encoding MNQWTASLEERVDPMVGVAVAVIAISTSAILVRWSEAPSVVKAFYRVLFATSMVAPFALRDIDGIKTISVRDLGFAVVSGLALAAYFGSFFESLEWTSVAASVTLISTQPIFVGIGAAFLLNERLTSRMFVGMIVALVGAFTMSVGPLMVDPLLGGGNIVEVLAAAFAGSSAQLYGNAIAFGGALAGAIYTLTGRSLRQRLSLFVYTFIIYTVSTVALGGLAIGTGAQLLGYAPTEWVLFFAMALILDLFGQTVYNWALKYVKASVMSVSLLADPVAATILALVLLGEVPEVVMILGGVVVLVGIYLTNRARVT
- a CDS encoding N-acyl homoserine lactonase family protein, which translates into the protein MVDASIHVLDRGGLECDMNYMMEGHVLGTHDEPNPDIDYGEIPVWNLVIEHPEGTILWDTGSHHDAADGHWPEGLVQAFYPHDAHEHRLDDDLNEAGFGVDDIDYVFQTHLHLDHAGGLEFFAGTDVPVFVHERELEFAYYSAKTDKGSDAYVLEDFDHDLNWHVLHQDRERHFEDLEFVRFPGHTPGLTGTMIHLDDEGTLVFTGDQVYMADNFEEEIPLGAALLWGRTEWIESLRRIEALERRHDAEVVYGHDPDQFDAVQPGWGL
- a CDS encoding branched-chain amino acid transaminase, which codes for MSELKSFSEKQSTVESLDTIWMDGEFIDWDEATIHVLTHGLHYGTGVFEGVRCYDTEDGPAIFRWGDHLDRLYGSAQSFDIELPYTPEELTKATRELIDRQHLDDCYIRPIVFYGYDHLGLNPTGSPIRTAIAAWPFGAYLRDDGLENGVDVTVSNWRQFASSQVPTNAKMTGGYVNSVLANLEARQGGYDEAILLTPDGTVAEGPGECLFLVSDNKLHTPALSEGVLPSITRESVIRIARDLGYTVHHESTISLDKLETADELFFAGTAAEITPIRSVNDIAVGNGTKGPVTDEIQSRFFDIVARRTDDYGEWFTLV